The Euryarchaeota archaeon DNA segment CGCCAACACGTTGGGATCATCGAACACGGGCTTCACCAGGACCACCGGTCGGGGGTCAGGGTCGACGGGTTTTAGCCCGTTTGCCCGGGTCGTTTTTGGAGTTACAAAAGGGGCCGGTTTAGGAAGTTACAGCACACATCACGCTTCGACGAGAACGCCTTCATGAACAAGATGAAGGCCGTCATCATGCTGGGCTTCCTCTTTCTCTTGATCGGCCTGGTCATGCAGGCCACGGCACTCTCTCTTGAGTTCAATCAATTCGCGCCCCTCCTCGATAAATACGCGGGCATCCCGAAGAACGAATTCGACAACGCGCCGCTAGGATCGGACATCTCCGACGCCAAGATCGAGATCGCCAAATTCCCCCCAAAGCTCTTCACGCTCAAACTCGTGGGGATAGGAATGATCCTTGTGGGGATATTCCTGAACCTGTTCGTCATCACGCAGGGGCTGAGGGTCATGCCGCTGAGGCTCTCGGCCGCGATTCGAGACGCGACCGGCCCGAAACCCTAGTGGAAATCCTCTACACCCGCTGGGTGGAAGGGTTGGGGCTTGGACCACGTTCCGCAATGAAATAAGGAGGTGATCCGGCAGGTCAGTCAACACGAACGCCACCCCGGGATCTCATCGCCCACGGCTCTGCGTCGCAAACATGTCGAAGTGGTTCGGCAAAAAAACCCCCCTTGATCGGCTTCACCCCGGGCACGGGGGCGCTCTGGCCGTGAGGTTGTGCGCCGTGGCTCGGGCTTGGTCCAGTTATCCGCAACCGCACGAGCTGCCCTCGGTATGTACTTCGTCGAGGTGCTGAGCGAGCTTGGAGACCTCCGAAAAGGTCTCGCCGCAGCAGTGAAGGGTCGGGGCGCGTTCGCTTGCAAGGGTCGGGATTACACGGGCCCTGGGGGCTTTTTCGCGTGTCATGAAGATAGGATTCGATTGTGACGAGACATTTCTTACGTAGAAAGGTGGGAAACGCCTTCCTACCGTTGAACCATCATTGCGAGGAGGCGTCCGGACGGTCGTGCCTGCAGCACTCGCCTATGACGATGCCCGGACGAAGGGGCCCGGGCCGTCGAATCGCCGGGCATAAGTATCCGGACGGCGGCACCCATGCGCCCGTAACATTGTACCGTTGAAGGGCATCTGTAAGGCAACGGCGCGCGCATATCGAAGTGGTGAAAACACCATGGGAATACTGGAAAACGTGTTAGGCAAGAAGGCGCAATCGTTCGACTGCGGATGCGGAGCGAGCTTCCAAACAAAGGAACAACTCTTGGCGCACGCGGGTAAGGCGCATCCGACCCCGGCGCCCACTAAGCCCGTCACCAACGACTGCGGCTGCGGCGCCAAGTTCGCGACAAAAGAGGAGCTTTTGGCGCACGCGAAGAAAACCCACCCGATGTAGGTCGCGGGCCAAGGTCCTCGAGATCTGCCGGCGGGAGCCCCCGCCGGCGGCTCCACCTTTCCAACGCCTCCATATTTTCTGACCGTCCCGGCAATTCCGGTGGAACATGGCGAATTCACAAGAACCAGAGCAAGGGAACCGTGATGAGGTAATAGTTGACGTCGCTGTGGTGGGCGCCGGCCCTGCCGGCCTTCACGCCGCGTTGAAGGCGGGTCTGCTTTCTCGAAGCGTTCTCGTCGTGGACAAGGGTCGAAAGCACAGCAGGATCGCTTTCGCACCGCGTGTGGACAACATCCCAGGCTTCCCCCGAGGCGTGAGCGGTGCTCAACTGCTGCGGCTGCAGCGCGAGCACATCAAGGAGTACGAGAAGGAACAGGGCCGCGGTTTCGTGGAGTTCCTCGAACCGGCGGAGATCGTCCGCTTGGATCGTCCATCCATAGATGTCCCTTTCGAGCTAGTCGTCCGCGACGTCAAAACGGGAATGGAAATGACTCGACGGTCCCGCGTCGTAATACTCGCCACCGGTGTGGTGGACCGCCAGCCCTACGTGGGCGAGTGGAGCGAACGCGACATCCGCCCGATCCTTCCTTACGCCAACAGGGGGATGGTGGACTATTGTCTCCTCTGCGACGGCCATCTCGTGGCCGGCAAGCGAGCGGCTGTCCTCGGCCTCGATTACAACGCCTTGGGCCTCGCCGTGAGCCTGCGCGACCAGTTCCACGCCATCCCAACGGTCGTCGGTTGCATCGCGTGCGCCCTGGGCGAGCGCCACGAGCCTTCGGCGGAGCATGAGGAGATTCGCCAGACCGCCAACGAGATCGGCATACCCATCGTCATCAAGGGCATCCGGTCGCTCGCAGGTCTCTCCGAGGGCAACCTCGGCCTCACGTTCGAGGACGGGTCCACCGCCGAATTCGACAAGGGGTTCATGAGCTTGGGCTGGTTCAAGATGAACACCGGGCTTGCGGTCGCGATGGGAGCGGCCACCGACGAGTCGGGATACGTAAAGACCACGCCGGACTGCGAAGCGCTCGGAGCCGACGGGAACGCGATCCCAGGGCTGTTCGCTATCGGCGACATACGCGCTGAAACGTGGAACCAAATCCCGATCGCCCTTGGCGATGCCGAGACGGCCGTAATCCATGCGCATATACGAAGACTTTGAGTGACATCGGCGATGTTGCGCGCGGACATCGTGCCGTAAGATCCGCCCGGAAGGTCAAGTGTGCCCTTCGAGGGCGAAGGGGCTGTGCCCCGATCCCTTGCCACGAGGAAATCAGGGCGGATGCCGCTTGAGTCAGCGCGGCGGCGAATCTCCGCCGCGCTCGTTCAACCAACCGTTCACGAGGAACGCCGTTCCGGCCGCGAGCAGGGGGACGGTCGTGGTCCAATGGATCGTGTAACTCAAAGGCGTGGCATACTCGACGACCGTTTTGGCGACTAGGGCCAGCGCCCCGATGACGAGCCCGGACGCAATCACTGAAAGGATGACGGTGCGGGGCTCGAATCGGAGATACTCGTTTCTCGGAGGGACAGGGCACGCCTCGCCGACGACCTCCGTCGCCTTCGTGCTCCGTCGGGCCAAAGCAAACGCGCCAACGGCAAGAACTAGGCCACCGACGACAAAGGTAACCGGCCCGATGCCAAAGACCAGACCGGGCAGAATGGCGGCGCCCACGAGCGAGATGAGCGCCAAGACGCAGGAGAGGCACGCGGCCGCCCCGAAGAGCATCGCCGTCGGGCCGAAGGTCCGTAGGTTGTCGATGAGTGTCAATGATAAGGAGAGGTCGAGGAGGGCCTTGATGTTTTCCACGGGCAGTCAAACCGGGGTTGCGACCGTTGGACCTGGATCGGGCGCCGAATGGCCCGCGTGGCTCGGTCAGGCCTCCGGTCTATCCGGCTACGCGTGGGCTACGTCCGGCACCTGCGCGCCGGGGAACGCAGGAAACGCGGGAAACGATCGATCGTCGCGATTGCGTCGCCAGACGCACTTATTTTCCGTGGACCCTTGCCATGTGCGCTAGATGTTCCGCTTTCGTGGAGAAAATCTGCCCGCAACAGGAGAAGGTCTCGGCCCTTCTCTCGCCGTGGACGGTCTCGCGATGCTCCACAAAATCCTCCTGCGTCTTGAAGTTCGTTCCACAGCAGGAAGCAATCGTCGTCTTTCCGGTCAGCGCGTCGATGAGTCCCATGTTGATCCCGGGTTACAAAAGGTCGCGGGGCGCGAGAAGGGCTTCGTAAGAGGGTTCCAGTGATAGTGCCACCGTTCGATGCCGGCTACTCCGCCGCGCCCAGTCTCGCTTCCACGAGGCGTAGCTTTTCTGCAATCATGTTTTCTCTCCGTCCCAACGCGACACCCGCCGGATCTTCCGCCTTAAGGCAGGACGAGCAATGGTGGGCCTTGATCACTCGTCGTATCTCGCGAAGCGCCCGCTGGAGCCTTCGCCGCTCGTGCTCGAGGACCCGGCGCGCGGAATCGTCGGGCGGCGCCATGGGCCGCTCTGGGTCCTTACGGAAAAGGCGGCGCAACACGGACAGAGGCACAAACTTCAAGTCGGCGTAGAGGGAGAAAAACGTTTCGTCGAAGCGTCCACCCGAAGGTTGGACGCGGTCCCTATTGGAGCGTCCCATGTCAGAGACTCCCCGTGCCTGAGGCTGCCCTGGACCGGGATGCCGCCCGCTCTTCGCCCGCCGCCTTAAGCCTCACGCCGGGAAACGGTTGGAGACGGCGCCGTGACCGCAAGCCCGAGGCTACCGACCGACAAGAGCACCGCTGCATAGACTAGGTGGCCCCAGAGACTCGGGACAGCCGGCCCCACATCCAGGATGGCTTCGGGCCTTCCCATGATGATCGGCATGGCGACGAGCACTCCGCCGACCCACCATAAGACGCCGTACGCGAGCGCGAGAACCGGTTTCACGGACTCGCTCGGGCCCAGCGCCTGGAGTATTTCCCCAAACACCAGTCCGACGAATCCCGCGATCGCGAGGTGAAGCGCCCACCCTGCTTCCAAACCACCCTTGATGAGCGACCCTATCATCGTGATCATTGGCGGGCCTCCGTAGATGCCGAAGACTAAACCACCCATGACGCCGGCGACCGCGAACGTCACGTCTGTCCGGATCCTATCGTCCATGCCATCCATCAGACGATCGCTCATCCTTAGTTTGGCCATGGAACCGTTTGACTTTTCCTTCCATGAACGCCCGGATTCCAACGGCTGCTGTCGAACCTAATCGGCGATCGGCGTGCAAAACAGGGTGTCGTTCGTCGAACGTCGTTGTCCGCTGGCCGTGCCTTGAGCAGGGAGGCGATTGACGTGGGTTCTCCTTCCACCCATCGTCGCCTGGCCGTTCCATCCCTTCGATCGTGCGTTGAACCGTGGGTGAGAACCCGGTAATGGCACTCGCGTCATGCCTTGGGCGGGATATCATGTTTGGAATCAAGCTTGCCGCATTGTCAGTGATAGCAGTGACCGCCATCGCGGGGTGCGTGTCGACGTCGACACCGGGAGGCGGCGCCGATCTGAAGGCCTCCCTTACGTCCCTCTACAAGGACACGCCCATCTCCACGACGAAGGACGTCTCCGCCCACAACACGCCGGCGCACACGTGGCTTCTCACGGACGACACGCACGCCGTTTTCATCCACTGGGACAACGACGACGTCTCAAAGGCCAAGAGCCCGCTCTTCATGGGGGAGGGTGTCAAAGCCAACTTCTGTTTCGGCGATGGTGGGATATCGCGCGCCCAGTACGACGACGGCTTCGTCCACTTCCATCTCACGTCGGCGGCGAACTGGGACGCAGGACACAACAATGGCGGCAAGTACGACGCGGCGGCGAGCGGCTGGTGGCTCCGGCACATCGGGGCGCAGGACACCACGATGCAGATGATGGGAGAGACGATGACGATCAAGCAGGGTGAGGTGTTCCCACTCATGCCGGCGGACGATTCGAAGGTGCCCGACTGCTAGAAGCACGGATGGCGGCGTGGATCGTTGCGGCGGCCGTGCTCCCACTGGTGGCCGGTTGCCTGACGCCCGGTGGCGGCGGAAACGAAGGGGACGGTGCTTCGGAGCCGCTTCTCGTCCACGCGTCGCAAGCGGGCGATTCGAACGTCTTCGATCCGACCACACTGAAAGTCGCGGTCGGCGACAAGGTAACGTGGGACGTCACGGGCGCCGGTCACCATACTGTCACCTTCCACACTTCCGTCGCGCCGGGCGGACCCGTCCCCGATTCCGACGACGTCGGACTCGGAAGCACGTTCGACGTCACGTTCCCAGCGGCCGGAAGCTACGAGTATTACTGCCGCTACCATTCAAACGGCAAGACCGGCATGGTGGGGACTATCGTCGTAGAGTGATCGCCGCGCCGAAGGCCCGCCGGAAACGACGAGCCGATCCCCGCGGGGGCCAGTAGGCGTCGCCATGAACGAAGATAGCTATTTGCATGTCGGGGGCCGTGCGGTCCATGGAGAAGAAATGGTCGGGCAGGCGAAGCTTCGCGACGTGAACGTGTTCTTCTGCCAGATCTGCAAACTCGCGCATGGAGACGAGGCGACGGCGGCTTCGTGCGAGAAATACTGCGGCACGCATCCGGCCTGCGCGGTCGAGATCGGGCGAAAGGCCGTTGGAGCGGTACCAGGACCGGATGAACGGTTCAAGGATTGGGCGTGACGGGCGACTCAAGGACCTTGAAAACCTGGCTCAGCCGTTCTTTGGCAGCGCCTCGGAAACGACGCGCCTTACATCCTTCTCCGTCCAGGACGGGCCCTCAAGCGCTACCTTGCCATTCACCACGAGCACTGGGGGGGTTTTCCCGGCGATGCCAGATCTCGCCGCATCCTTCGCCGCGACATGCCTGAAGACCAGGTGCTCTCCCGGAAGCGGTCGGTTGAGCGCCATGCTTACGCCGGAGGCGGCTGCTTGGCGTGCGACGTCGCCAACAGGATCGCAAAGCGCGCAGGTCTTCCCAGCGGGGTCGCCGCACGCGGGCACGGTGATGAATTCGACGGAGACGTGGGACATGTCCTGCGAAACGGCGTTTGGCGGCTTACGTCTTTCGCCCGCGCAACCGTAGCCGCCCGGATCTGGACCTTTTGGACCGGCCGCCGATGACGGGCGGGTGCCGTGCGCCTACTCCGTAATCTGCGCCTTCTGCAGCTTGTCCGAGTAATCCACGAACACCGTCTTGATCTCCGTGAACTCCTCGATCGCGGTCGTGCCGGCCTCGCGTCCGCCGTTTCCTGTGTTCTTCACACCGCCGAATGGCAAGTGTACTTCCGCGCCGATCGTGGGTGCATTGATGTACGTGATGCCGGTCTCCAAAGCCTCGATGGCCTTGAATGCCTTGTTCACGTCCTTGGTGTAGATTGAGGACGAGAGGCCGTATTCGACGTCGTTTGCGACCTTCACGGCCTCGTCGAAGTCCTTCACTTTGATGACCGACAGCACAGGCCCGAATATCTCCTCCTTGGTGACGCGCATCCCGTGCTTGGCCTCAAGGATCGTGGGCTCGATGAAGTAGCCCTTGTCGTAATCGCCGCCGGTGATCTTCTTTCCGCCGGTCACGAACTTCGCGCCCTCTTTCTTGGCGATGTCGATGTACTTGAGGACCGTCTTCTCTTGGTCGGCTCCCGAGACTGGTCCCACGTCGACTTTTGCATCTATGGGGTTTCCGATCCGAAGTTTCTTCGTCCTCGTGACGAGCCGCTCCATCACCTGGTCGTAGACGCCTTTCTCCACGATGAGCCGCGAGGTGGCCGTACAGCGTTGTCCCGC contains these protein-coding regions:
- a CDS encoding NAD(P)/FAD-dependent oxidoreductase, coding for MGAGPAGLHAALKAGLLSRSVLVVDKGRKHSRIAFAPRVDNIPGFPRGVSGAQLLRLQREHIKEYEKEQGRGFVEFLEPAEIVRLDRPSIDVPFELVVRDVKTGMEMTRRSRVVILATGVVDRQPYVGEWSERDIRPILPYANRGMVDYCLLCDGHLVAGKRAAVLGLDYNALGLAVSLRDQFHAIPTVVGCIACALGERHEPSAEHEEIRQTANEIGIPIVIKGIRSLAGLSEGNLGLTFEDGSTAEFDKGFMSLGWFKMNTGLAVAMGAATDESGYVKTTPDCEALGADGNAIPGLFAIGDIRAETWNQIPIALGDAETAVIHAHIRRL